A genomic window from Sulfurospirillum multivorans DSM 12446 includes:
- the truA gene encoding tRNA pseudouridine(38-40) synthase TruA: MRVKITLSYDGSAFIGFQIQKNETKTCQSVAGALTRALRHINIETTVVGSGRTDTGVHATHQVLHVDLPPFWSDLAKLQAQLNVFLAPHIFIQRMTPVDDSFHARFDAKKRLYRYVLYDGAYQPFLSHYALHVKPLDVIKLNEYAQVFVGFHNFEYFKKLGGGKTKDERTIFKAGAYRYKHLIVIYFLGDAFLRSQIRMMCGSLLKACDGVLEYNDLIAQRDRKMKVSTTLIPACGLYLSRVFY, from the coding sequence ATGCGCGTTAAAATCACTCTAAGTTACGATGGAAGCGCTTTCATTGGCTTCCAAATTCAAAAAAATGAAACCAAAACCTGCCAAAGTGTCGCTGGTGCGCTTACAAGGGCTTTGCGTCATATCAACATTGAGACCACCGTTGTGGGCAGTGGACGCACCGATACGGGTGTGCATGCAACCCATCAAGTTTTACATGTAGACCTTCCACCCTTTTGGAGTGACCTTGCAAAACTTCAAGCCCAGCTTAATGTTTTTTTAGCGCCGCATATTTTCATTCAGCGCATGACGCCTGTTGATGACTCGTTTCATGCACGTTTTGATGCGAAAAAGAGGCTCTACCGCTATGTGCTTTACGATGGAGCGTATCAGCCGTTTTTATCCCATTATGCGTTACATGTAAAGCCACTTGATGTTATAAAATTGAACGAATATGCACAGGTTTTTGTCGGATTTCATAACTTTGAGTATTTTAAAAAATTGGGTGGGGGAAAGACCAAAGATGAGCGCACCATCTTTAAAGCAGGAGCGTATCGCTACAAACATCTGATTGTTATCTACTTTTTAGGCGATGCTTTTTTGCGCTCTCAGATACGGATGATGTGCGGAAGTTTACTCAAAGCGTGCGATGGCGTGCTTGAGTACAATGATCTTATCGCACAACGCGATCGTAAAATGAAAGTGTCCACAACACTGATTCCAGCGTGCGGACTTTATCTTTCGAGGGTCTTTTACTAA
- a CDS encoding LptF/LptG family permease has translation MNRVSRYLLKHFSELFSSLFFILFFITSVVFFIKITALTAIIKMNFWELGTLYIYLLPKTLVYTLPITFFVALCITLFNLSKENETIVLFTLGYNPKKIAQLFLGLSALLSFILILDVLLLIPISKQLNSNFIEYKKAEAKFNIKANEFGQRFSDWLVYIEHSDNDRRYKGVTLYQAATQKEDEKLIVATNAIIDNEKGVLRLNLDQGKIFEFTKEGIQQVDFERMHINSQPKTIVGKLQSIIEYWNGVFTDHKRAYDLSFLLLISLFPLATTLAALSIGIVTYRYNKGGIYVEMFVVISFYLVLATLLSTWHPQSAPLVVFLIMFLSAYKIYQKRIRAMF, from the coding sequence ATGAATAGAGTCAGTCGTTATCTTTTAAAACATTTCAGTGAGCTCTTTAGTTCGCTCTTTTTTATTCTCTTTTTTATCACATCCGTGGTATTTTTTATTAAGATAACGGCACTGACCGCTATTATTAAGATGAACTTTTGGGAATTAGGAACGCTCTACATCTATCTTCTGCCCAAAACGCTTGTTTATACCCTGCCCATTACCTTTTTTGTGGCTTTGTGTATCACACTCTTTAACCTCTCCAAAGAGAACGAAACCATTGTACTTTTCACACTCGGATACAATCCTAAGAAAATCGCACAGCTCTTTTTAGGACTCTCCGCCCTGCTCTCTTTTATCTTGATTTTAGATGTTTTATTGCTTATTCCGATCTCAAAACAACTCAACTCAAACTTTATAGAGTACAAAAAAGCTGAAGCCAAATTTAACATCAAAGCCAATGAGTTTGGTCAACGATTCTCCGATTGGCTCGTCTACATAGAGCATAGCGATAATGACAGACGCTACAAAGGCGTAACGCTCTATCAAGCTGCCACACAAAAAGAGGATGAAAAACTCATTGTGGCAACCAATGCGATCATCGACAATGAAAAAGGTGTTCTCAGGCTCAATCTTGATCAAGGCAAAATTTTTGAATTTACCAAAGAGGGCATTCAGCAAGTTGACTTTGAACGCATGCACATCAACTCTCAGCCTAAAACGATTGTGGGAAAATTACAGAGTATTATTGAGTATTGGAACGGTGTTTTTACCGATCATAAACGCGCTTACGACCTCTCTTTTTTACTGCTCATCTCCCTTTTCCCACTTGCCACAACATTGGCAGCACTAAGTATTGGGATTGTCACCTACCGCTACAATAAAGGCGGCATCTATGTTGAGATGTTCGTAGTAATCTCATTTTACCTTGTCCTTGCAACGCTTTTATCCACATGGCATCCACAAAGCGCACCCCTTGTTGTATTTTTGATTATGTTTTTGAGTGCCTATAAAATTTACCAAAAACGCATTCGCGCTATGTTCTAA
- a CDS encoding prepilin peptidase, with product MVFEAVFILLFGLCIGSFLNVAIVRMPRHQSINLPASHCPTCLHPLRWHHNIPLFSWLFLRGKCAFCNDRISVQYPLVELGSALLYGLCFLRLQSLTQALLIGTIFALLLALSMIDLRYKAVPDALSLPALILAFCTQEPLQSLQNGLLLMGAFTFLRFGISALAKKEVMGEADIIIAGIIGAVLGIKLGLVAIYISALIALVAFMIVRKKGYELPFIPFLALGLLLTWFFDLPILHVMEFMYE from the coding sequence ATGGTGTTTGAAGCTGTTTTCATCCTGCTTTTTGGTCTGTGCATAGGATCGTTTTTAAACGTTGCGATTGTGCGCATGCCTCGTCATCAAAGCATCAATCTACCCGCATCGCACTGTCCGACATGCCTGCATCCTTTGAGATGGCACCATAATATTCCTCTTTTTTCATGGCTCTTTCTAAGAGGGAAATGCGCGTTTTGCAACGATCGCATTTCGGTGCAATACCCACTTGTTGAGCTCGGTTCTGCTCTGCTTTATGGTCTTTGTTTTTTGCGTTTGCAGAGTCTTACACAAGCGCTTTTGATAGGCACAATCTTTGCGCTTTTGCTTGCTCTGAGCATGATTGATTTGCGGTATAAAGCTGTTCCAGATGCGCTCAGTTTACCCGCACTCATCCTCGCTTTTTGCACGCAAGAGCCTCTACAATCGCTTCAAAACGGGCTTTTACTGATGGGAGCGTTTACGTTTTTACGCTTTGGTATCTCAGCGCTGGCTAAAAAAGAGGTGATGGGCGAAGCAGATATTATTATTGCGGGTATTATCGGTGCGGTACTTGGCATCAAACTGGGGCTTGTAGCGATTTATATCAGCGCGCTGATTGCGTTGGTTGCGTTTATGATCGTACGCAAAAAGGGGTATGAACTTCCCTTTATCCCGTTTCTCGCCTTAGGGCTTTTGCTCACGTGGTTTTTTGATCTACCAATTTTACATGTAATGGAATTTATGTATGAATAG